One part of the Leclercia sp. LSNIH1 genome encodes these proteins:
- the fliM gene encoding flagellar motor switch protein FliM — MGDSILSQAEIDALLNGDSDKADEPKAGLAGESDIRPYDPNTQRRVVRERLQALEIINERFARQFRMGLFNLLRRSPDITVGAIRIQPYHEFARNLPVPTNLNLIHLKPLRGTGLFVFSPSLVFIAVDNLFGGDGRFPTKVEGREFTHTEQRVINRMLKLALEGYSDAWKAIHPLDVEYVRSEMQVKFTNITTSPNDIVVNTPFHVEIGNLTGEFNICLPFSMIEPLREVLVNPPLENSRHEDQNWRENLVRQVQHSQLELVANFADVPLRLSQILKLKPGDVLPIEKPDRIIAHVDGVPVLTSQYGTVNNQYALRVEHLINPILNSLNEEQPK, encoded by the coding sequence ATGGGCGACAGTATTCTTTCTCAGGCGGAAATCGATGCGCTGCTCAACGGCGACAGCGATAAAGCCGACGAACCAAAAGCGGGCCTGGCGGGCGAAAGTGATATTCGCCCCTACGATCCCAATACCCAGCGTCGCGTGGTGCGCGAGCGTCTGCAGGCGCTGGAGATCATCAACGAACGTTTTGCCCGTCAGTTCCGTATGGGGCTGTTTAACCTGCTGCGCCGTAGCCCGGATATTACCGTCGGTGCGATCCGCATTCAGCCGTATCATGAGTTCGCCCGTAACCTGCCGGTGCCGACGAACCTCAACCTAATCCATCTGAAACCGCTGCGTGGCACGGGTCTGTTCGTCTTCTCGCCAAGCCTGGTGTTTATCGCCGTAGATAACCTCTTCGGCGGCGACGGACGTTTCCCGACTAAAGTGGAAGGCCGCGAGTTCACCCACACCGAACAGCGCGTTATCAACCGCATGCTGAAGCTGGCCCTTGAGGGGTACAGCGACGCATGGAAGGCGATCCACCCGCTCGACGTGGAGTATGTGCGTTCCGAGATGCAGGTGAAGTTCACCAACATTACCACCTCGCCAAACGACATCGTGGTCAACACCCCGTTCCACGTGGAGATCGGCAACCTGACCGGCGAATTCAATATCTGCCTGCCGTTCAGCATGATTGAGCCGCTGCGCGAAGTGCTGGTGAACCCGCCGCTGGAGAACTCCCGCCATGAAGATCAGAACTGGCGTGAGAACCTGGTACGCCAGGTTCAGCACTCCCAGTTAGAACTGGTGGCCAATTTTGCCGACGTGCCGCTGCGTTTGTCGCAGATCTTAAAATTAAAACCCGGCGATGTTCTGCCGATAGAAAAACCCGACCGCATCATTGCGCATGTGGATGGCGTGCCCGTGCTGACCAGCCAGTATGGCACCGTGAATAATCAGTACGCGTTACGCGTTGAGCACCTGATCAACCCGATTTTGAATTCTCTGAATGAGGAACAGCCCAAATGA
- the fliN gene encoding flagellar motor switch protein FliN, translated as MSDMNNPSDDNTGALDDLWAEALNEQKAPASKSVADSVFQQLGGGDVSGTLQDIDLIMDIPVKLTVELGRTRMTIKELLRLTQGSVVALDGLAGEPLDILINGYLIAQGEVVVVADKYGVRITDIITPSERMRRLSR; from the coding sequence ATGAGTGATATGAACAATCCGTCCGATGACAACACCGGAGCACTGGACGATCTGTGGGCTGAGGCGTTAAACGAACAAAAAGCACCGGCCAGCAAAAGCGTTGCCGATTCGGTATTCCAGCAGCTGGGCGGCGGCGACGTCAGCGGTACGCTGCAGGATATCGATCTGATTATGGATATCCCGGTCAAGCTGACCGTGGAGCTGGGCCGTACCCGCATGACCATTAAAGAGCTGCTGCGCCTGACGCAGGGTTCGGTCGTGGCGCTGGATGGCCTGGCCGGTGAGCCGCTGGATATTCTGATCAACGGCTACCTGATTGCCCAGGGTGAAGTTGTGGTTGTCGCCGATAAGTACGGCGTGCGTATCACCGACATCATTACCCCGTCTGAACGTATGCGTCGTCTGAGCCGTTAA
- the fliO gene encoding flagellar biosynthetic protein FliO, whose amino-acid sequence MKTQAVVSQPSAVPGSPLLQVSGALLGIIAFILVAAWLAKRVGLAGKTAGARGLKLAASTSLGPRERVVIVEVEDARLVLGVTASNINILHKLPPAPVSEESRTEVPQDFQSVMKSLLKRSGRS is encoded by the coding sequence ATGAAGACCCAGGCAGTCGTCTCTCAGCCCTCTGCGGTGCCAGGTTCGCCGCTGCTTCAGGTCAGCGGCGCGCTGCTGGGTATTATTGCCTTTATTCTCGTTGCCGCCTGGCTGGCTAAACGCGTGGGACTGGCGGGCAAAACCGCCGGTGCCCGCGGGCTGAAGCTCGCTGCCAGCACTTCGCTGGGCCCGCGTGAGCGCGTGGTGATCGTTGAAGTGGAAGACGCCCGGCTGGTGCTGGGTGTGACCGCCTCAAACATTAATATTCTGCATAAATTACCGCCTGCGCCGGTCTCTGAGGAGAGTCGCACAGAGGTTCCACAGGATTTTCAGTCCGTGATGAAGAGTTTGCTTAAGCGTTCCGGGAGATCGTGA
- the fliP gene encoding flagellar type III secretion system pore protein FliP (The bacterial flagellar biogenesis protein FliP forms a type III secretion system (T3SS)-type pore required for flagellar assembly.) — translation MRRLLSLTLAGVGLFAPAVYAQLPGLISTPMANGGQSWSLPVQTLVFITSLTFIPAILLMMTSFTRIIIVFGLLRNALGTPSAPPNQVLLGLSLFLTFFIMSPVIDKIYTDAYQPFSEEKISMQEALEKGAQPLREFMLRQTREADLALFARLANAGPIQGPEAVPMRILLPAYVTSELKTAFQIGFTIFIPFLIIDLVIASVLMALGMMMVPPATIALPFKLMLFVLVDGWQLLVGSLAQSFYS, via the coding sequence ATGCGCCGTTTGTTATCCCTTACGCTTGCCGGGGTTGGCCTGTTTGCTCCCGCCGTGTATGCCCAGTTGCCCGGCCTGATCTCGACGCCGATGGCCAATGGCGGTCAGAGCTGGTCTCTGCCTGTTCAGACGCTGGTGTTTATCACCTCGCTGACCTTTATCCCGGCTATTCTGCTGATGATGACCAGCTTTACCCGCATCATCATCGTCTTCGGTCTGCTGCGAAACGCCCTGGGTACCCCGTCCGCGCCGCCTAACCAGGTGCTGCTCGGTCTCTCCCTGTTTTTGACCTTTTTCATTATGTCGCCGGTGATCGACAAGATTTACACCGACGCCTATCAGCCCTTCAGCGAAGAGAAGATCTCCATGCAGGAGGCGCTGGAAAAAGGGGCGCAACCGCTGCGGGAATTTATGCTACGTCAGACCCGCGAAGCTGACCTGGCGCTCTTTGCCCGTCTGGCGAACGCCGGGCCGATCCAGGGGCCTGAGGCGGTGCCGATGCGCATTCTGCTGCCCGCTTACGTCACCAGCGAGCTGAAAACCGCCTTTCAGATTGGTTTTACGATCTTCATTCCGTTTTTGATTATCGACCTTGTTATCGCCAGCGTCCTGATGGCGCTGGGGATGATGATGGTGCCGCCAGCAACCATTGCCCTGCCCTTCAAGCTGATGCTCTTTGTCCTGGTGGACGGCTGGCAGCTGCTGGTGGGGTCGCTGGCACAAAGTTTCTACAGTTAA
- the fliQ gene encoding flagellar biosynthesis protein FliQ, whose translation MTPESVMMMGTEAMKVAISVAAPLLLVALVTGLIISILQAATQINEMTLSFIPKIIAVFVAIIIAGPWMLNLLLDYMRNLFTNLPYIIG comes from the coding sequence GTGACGCCAGAATCGGTCATGATGATGGGCACGGAAGCGATGAAGGTCGCCATCTCCGTTGCCGCTCCCCTGCTGCTGGTGGCGCTGGTCACCGGTCTGATCATCAGTATCCTGCAGGCCGCCACGCAGATTAACGAGATGACGCTGTCGTTTATCCCGAAAATCATCGCCGTGTTTGTGGCGATCATTATCGCCGGGCCGTGGATGCTCAACCTGCTGCTGGATTACATGCGCAATCTGTTCACTAACCTGCCCTATATCATCGGCTAG
- the rcsA gene encoding transcriptional regulator RcsA, with product MSTIIMDLCSYTRLGLTGYLASRGVKKKEINDVHTVDELAAACDALTPGVVFINEDCFIHDPANSQQIKQIINQHPGTLFIVFMAIANIHFDEYLRVRQNLLISSKSIKPESLDELIGDYLNKEIKSVAKFNFPTLSLSRTESSMLRMWMAGQGTIQISDQMNIKAKTVSSHKGNIKRKIKTHNKQVIYHVVRLTDNVTNGIYVNLR from the coding sequence ATGTCAACGATCATTATGGATTTATGCAGTTACACCCGGCTAGGGTTAACCGGGTATCTGGCCAGCAGAGGGGTAAAGAAAAAAGAGATCAACGATGTACATACGGTTGACGAACTTGCCGCCGCATGTGACGCCCTTACGCCAGGTGTGGTGTTTATTAATGAGGACTGTTTCATTCACGATCCCGCCAACAGTCAGCAAATAAAGCAGATCATTAATCAGCATCCCGGCACCCTGTTTATTGTTTTTATGGCTATAGCCAATATCCATTTCGATGAATATTTGCGGGTGCGTCAGAATCTTCTGATTAGTTCGAAATCTATTAAGCCGGAATCGCTGGATGAACTGATCGGGGATTATTTAAACAAAGAGATAAAGAGTGTAGCGAAATTTAATTTTCCCACTTTATCATTAAGCCGAACTGAATCCAGCATGCTGCGAATGTGGATGGCTGGACAGGGAACGATTCAGATTTCAGACCAGATGAATATCAAGGCGAAAACCGTATCGTCACATAAAGGAAATATTAAAAGGAAGATTAAAACGCATAATAAGCAAGTGATCTATCATGTCGTTCGCCTGACCGACAATGTGACCAACGGAATTTACGTTAATCTGCGTTAA
- the dsrB gene encoding protein DsrB: MNVNDRVTVKTDGGPRRPGVVLAVEQFNEGTMYLVSLEDYPLGIWFFNELGHPDGIFVESVE, translated from the coding sequence ATGAACGTCAACGATCGGGTAACCGTCAAAACCGACGGCGGGCCGCGTCGCCCGGGTGTGGTACTGGCAGTTGAGCAGTTTAATGAAGGCACGATGTATCTGGTCTCGCTGGAGGACTACCCGCTCGGGATCTGGTTCTTTAACGAGCTTGGCCACCCTGACGGGATTTTTGTTGAGAGCGTGGAGTAA
- the yodD gene encoding YodD family peroxide/acid resistance protein, with protein sequence MKTEKEYSETAKREVNVDVDALLAAINEISESEVQRIEDDPTRVRVNNRDYHTWRELAEAFELDIHDFSVTEVNR encoded by the coding sequence ATGAAGACCGAAAAAGAGTACAGCGAAACGGCTAAACGGGAAGTGAATGTTGATGTGGATGCCTTGCTCGCCGCGATCAATGAAATCAGCGAGAGCGAAGTACAGCGCATAGAGGATGACCCTACCCGGGTACGGGTTAACAATCGGGATTACCATACCTGGCGCGAGCTGGCTGAAGCCTTTGAGCTGGATATCCATGATTTCAGCGTCACAGAGGTGAATCGCTGA
- a CDS encoding mannosyl-3-phosphoglycerate phosphatase-related protein — protein sequence MPSLDDPLLIYSDLDGTLLDIHTYDWQPALGWLDTLQDHQIPVILCSSKTAAEMLEIQSDLGLEGLPFIAENGAVIQLDVRWDDHPNAPRLINGAPHADIVNIINQLRAREGYKFTTFDDVDERVISEWTGLNYARARLAKLHEASVTLIWRDSDERMAAFEDALTALGLKYVQGARFWHILDERGGKDQAINWLNEQYLQREGALPTTLGLGDGPNDAPLLDSVDFAVVVKGINRQGITLKNDDPARVYHTHQPGPAGWREALDHFFSS from the coding sequence ATGCCTTCACTCGACGATCCGCTGCTTATCTATAGCGATCTGGACGGCACATTGCTGGATATTCACACCTATGACTGGCAGCCCGCTCTTGGCTGGCTGGATACCTTACAGGACCATCAGATCCCGGTGATCCTCTGCAGCAGCAAAACCGCGGCGGAGATGCTGGAGATCCAGAGCGATCTGGGGCTGGAGGGCTTGCCCTTTATTGCCGAAAATGGCGCGGTGATCCAGCTGGATGTCCGCTGGGATGACCATCCCAACGCCCCACGGTTAATCAATGGCGCTCCCCATGCCGATATCGTTAACATCATCAATCAATTGCGCGCCCGGGAGGGTTACAAATTCACCACCTTCGATGACGTGGACGAGCGGGTTATTAGTGAGTGGACCGGTCTTAATTATGCCCGTGCTAGGCTGGCGAAACTGCATGAAGCCTCGGTGACGCTCATCTGGCGCGACAGCGATGAGAGAATGGCTGCGTTTGAAGATGCGCTGACCGCGCTGGGGTTGAAGTATGTTCAGGGCGCACGGTTCTGGCACATTCTTGATGAGCGCGGCGGTAAGGATCAGGCGATTAACTGGCTCAACGAGCAATACCTGCAGCGCGAAGGCGCGCTTCCCACTACTCTCGGTCTGGGTGACGGGCCAAACGACGCGCCGCTGCTGGATAGTGTCGATTTCGCGGTGGTGGTTAAAGGCATCAATCGCCAGGGAATTACGCTCAAAAACGACGATCCGGCGCGGGTTTACCACACCCACCAGCCTGGTCCTGCTGGCTGGCGTGAAGCGCTGGATCACTTCTTCTCGTCCTGA
- the dgcQ gene encoding cellulose biosynthesis regulator diguanylate cyclase DgcQ, with product MEHDIVSGKDAFTARHRFHPGRVVNICFIVVLIFSTLLTWREAVVLEDAYAASQKNHLETVANSLDRQLEFSVEKLLFFRNGMRDALETPLASPLLRNTVDHFNDLQGKPSWQLTFDVRRTLPLNGVSDAFVRQTTSLSRDDERIERELSAAFEMGYLLRIDSPAAHARRVVYVSRAGFYVSTDPTDWGGDIISRYYHSVTRPWYTGQSERENRARSVRWFTHGADDRTVTVSVPVDYQRYWYGALALEFTLPGLKKLLQDAVDGNGEGEFQLYDKGFNLLATSENIADNVNHFDERERAQIAAALEKDTEGDIRLGSRYVNWHHLDHFNGLVLRIHTLREGANGDFGSITIALAMLWLLFTAMLVGSWFVIRRMVSNMYRLQHSLQWQAWHDPLTRINNRGALFERAKALAKRCEQQNQPYSVMQMDLDHFKRVNDSFGHQAGDKVLTHAAGLITRTIRDTDVAGRVGGEEFCVVLPDTGPEQAMAIAERIRERINRREILVKKSQTTRVSVSIGVSSAEESGNYDFEQLQSIADARLYQAKQRGRNQVVGQDEKK from the coding sequence GTGGAGCACGACATCGTTTCAGGAAAAGACGCTTTTACGGCACGACATCGCTTTCATCCGGGACGGGTTGTTAACATCTGCTTTATTGTCGTCCTCATCTTCTCCACGCTGTTGACCTGGCGTGAAGCCGTGGTGCTGGAGGATGCGTACGCGGCCAGCCAGAAAAATCATCTGGAGACGGTGGCCAATTCACTGGATCGCCAGCTTGAGTTCAGCGTGGAAAAGCTGCTGTTCTTTCGCAACGGCATGCGCGACGCCCTTGAAACGCCCCTCGCATCCCCACTGTTGCGTAATACTGTCGACCACTTTAACGATCTGCAGGGCAAGCCCTCCTGGCAGCTGACCTTCGATGTGCGTCGCACCTTACCCTTGAACGGTGTTTCTGATGCCTTTGTACGGCAAACCACCAGCCTGTCACGTGATGATGAACGGATTGAAAGAGAGTTGAGCGCCGCGTTTGAAATGGGCTATTTGCTGCGCATCGACTCTCCGGCAGCACACGCCAGGCGCGTGGTCTATGTTTCCCGCGCCGGGTTTTACGTCTCAACCGATCCCACCGACTGGGGAGGTGACATTATCTCCCGCTACTATCATTCGGTCACACGTCCGTGGTACACCGGCCAGTCGGAGCGTGAGAACCGGGCCCGAAGCGTGCGCTGGTTTACGCATGGGGCAGACGATCGCACCGTTACCGTCAGCGTACCGGTCGATTACCAACGCTACTGGTACGGCGCGCTGGCGTTAGAGTTTACGCTCCCGGGGCTGAAGAAACTGCTGCAGGATGCAGTAGACGGCAATGGTGAAGGTGAGTTCCAGCTCTATGATAAAGGCTTTAATCTGCTCGCCACGTCGGAGAATATTGCGGACAACGTGAATCATTTTGACGAGCGCGAGCGGGCGCAAATTGCCGCTGCTCTGGAAAAAGATACCGAAGGGGATATCCGTCTGGGGAGCCGCTACGTCAACTGGCATCATCTGGATCATTTTAATGGTCTTGTGCTGCGCATCCACACCCTGAGGGAAGGGGCGAACGGTGATTTCGGCAGCATTACTATCGCGCTGGCGATGCTGTGGCTGCTCTTTACCGCGATGCTGGTGGGCTCATGGTTTGTGATCCGCCGGATGGTCAGCAATATGTACCGCCTGCAACACTCGCTGCAGTGGCAGGCCTGGCACGATCCGCTGACCCGGATAAATAACCGTGGCGCGCTGTTTGAGCGGGCAAAAGCGCTGGCGAAGCGGTGTGAACAGCAAAATCAGCCCTACTCGGTGATGCAGATGGATCTTGACCATTTCAAACGGGTTAACGACAGCTTTGGTCACCAGGCGGGGGATAAAGTGCTGACGCATGCGGCTGGCTTAATTACCCGCACGATAAGGGACACCGATGTTGCCGGACGTGTCGGCGGAGAAGAGTTCTGTGTAGTGTTACCGGACACCGGGCCGGAACAGGCGATGGCAATTGCCGAGCGGATCCGCGAGCGCATCAATCGTCGGGAAATCCTGGTGAAAAAAAGCCAGACGACGCGCGTCAGCGTGTCGATTGGCGTCAGCAGCGCAGAGGAGAGCGGTAACTACGATTTTGAACAGCTACAGTCCATCGCCGACGCCCGGCTTTACCAGGCGAAGCAGCGAGGACGCAACCAGGTGGTGGGTCAGGACGAGAAGAAGTGA
- a CDS encoding YodC family protein has product MVFLVSDEVKPKNGGPRMVVTGYASGMVECRWYDGYGIKQEAFHEDELQHGDGTRRQDKA; this is encoded by the coding sequence ATGGTCTTTCTGGTCAGCGATGAAGTTAAGCCTAAAAATGGCGGCCCACGTATGGTCGTCACCGGCTATGCAAGCGGAATGGTGGAATGTCGCTGGTACGACGGTTACGGCATCAAGCAGGAAGCGTTTCATGAAGATGAGCTTCAGCATGGTGATGGCACCCGGCGACAGGACAAGGCTTAA
- a CDS encoding DUF808 domain-containing protein, translating to MAGSSLLTLLDDIATLLDDISLMGKLAAKKTAGVLGDDLSLNAQQVTGVRANRELPVVWAVAKGSLLNKVILVPLALLISAFIPWAITPLLMIGGAFLCFEGAEKILHSLASRKDKEKESPAARQQRLEALAAKDPVAFERDKVKGAVRTDFILSAEIVAITLGIVADAPLLNQVLVLSGIAVLVTIGVYGLVGLIVKLDDIGYWLNEKRNALAKATGKALLVIAPWLMKSLSVIGTLAMFLVGGGIVVHGIAPLHHAIEHFSESQASVIADILPTLLNLVLGFIIGLIVVAVVKVVEKMRGHSH from the coding sequence TTGGCGGGAAGTAGCTTATTAACTCTGCTGGATGATATCGCCACGCTGCTGGACGATATTTCACTGATGGGAAAACTGGCGGCGAAAAAGACCGCAGGCGTGCTGGGTGACGATTTGTCGCTAAACGCCCAACAGGTGACGGGCGTGCGTGCCAACCGGGAACTGCCCGTGGTCTGGGCCGTGGCGAAGGGATCGTTGCTCAATAAAGTGATCCTCGTGCCGCTGGCGCTATTGATCAGCGCCTTTATTCCGTGGGCCATTACGCCGTTGCTGATGATCGGCGGGGCGTTTCTCTGTTTTGAAGGGGCGGAGAAAATCCTCCACTCCCTGGCATCACGTAAAGATAAGGAGAAGGAGTCTCCGGCCGCGCGGCAACAGCGTCTGGAAGCGCTGGCAGCAAAGGATCCTGTCGCCTTCGAGCGCGATAAGGTGAAGGGGGCTGTTCGCACCGACTTTATTCTGTCGGCGGAAATTGTCGCCATCACTCTGGGTATCGTGGCGGATGCGCCGCTGCTGAATCAGGTGCTGGTGCTCTCGGGGATCGCCGTTCTGGTGACCATTGGGGTTTACGGTCTGGTAGGGCTCATCGTCAAACTGGACGATATCGGCTACTGGCTAAACGAAAAGCGCAATGCGCTGGCGAAGGCCACAGGCAAAGCGCTGCTGGTGATTGCGCCCTGGCTAATGAAGTCGTTATCGGTGATTGGCACCCTGGCGATGTTCCTGGTCGGCGGCGGGATTGTGGTGCACGGTATTGCGCCGCTGCATCATGCCATTGAACACTTTTCAGAATCGCAAGCATCTGTTATTGCAGACATTTTGCCAACCTTACTCAACCTGGTGCTCGGCTTTATCATTGGCCTTATCGTTGTGGCAGTCGTGAAAGTTGTGGAAAAAATGCGAGGGCACTCACATTAA
- the yedA gene encoding drug/metabolite exporter YedA, giving the protein MRFRQVLPLAGALFALYIIWGSTYFVIRIGVESWPPLLMAGVRFLSAGTLLLAFLLLRGHRLPPLRPLINAALIGVLLLTVGNGFVTVAEHQNVPSGIAAVVVATVPLFTLCFSRLFGIKTRKLEWLGIAIGMVGIILLNSGGNLSGNPWGAVLILIGSMSWAFGSVYGSRIELPSGMMAGAIEMVTAGIVLLAASLLSGEKMTALPDLSGWLAVGYLAIFGSVIAINAYMFLIRNVSPAVATSYAYVNPVVAVLLGTGLGGESLSATEWLALGIIIMAVVLVTLGKYLLPAKPVVTSCQAEKP; this is encoded by the coding sequence ATGCGTTTCAGGCAAGTCTTACCATTAGCGGGCGCCCTGTTTGCGCTCTATATCATCTGGGGCTCCACCTACTTCGTGATCCGCATTGGGGTGGAAAGCTGGCCCCCTCTGCTGATGGCGGGGGTGCGGTTCCTCTCGGCGGGTACGCTGCTGCTGGCGTTTCTGCTCCTGCGCGGCCATAGGCTGCCGCCGCTGCGTCCGTTGATCAATGCCGCCCTGATTGGCGTCCTGCTGCTGACGGTGGGCAATGGCTTTGTCACCGTCGCCGAGCATCAGAATGTGCCGTCCGGTATCGCCGCGGTGGTGGTGGCCACCGTTCCGCTGTTCACCCTCTGCTTCAGCCGTCTTTTTGGCATCAAAACGCGCAAGCTGGAGTGGCTGGGGATCGCCATCGGGATGGTGGGCATTATTCTGCTTAACAGCGGTGGTAACCTCAGCGGTAATCCGTGGGGAGCGGTGTTGATCCTGATTGGCTCGATGAGCTGGGCGTTTGGTTCGGTTTACGGCTCGCGCATTGAATTGCCCTCCGGCATGATGGCCGGCGCCATTGAGATGGTCACCGCCGGGATCGTACTGCTGGCAGCGTCCCTGCTGTCGGGGGAGAAAATGACCGCCCTACCCGACCTCTCAGGGTGGCTGGCGGTGGGCTATCTGGCGATTTTCGGTTCGGTGATCGCGATTAACGCCTATATGTTTCTGATCCGCAATGTCTCACCGGCGGTCGCCACCAGCTATGCCTATGTCAATCCAGTAGTGGCCGTCCTGTTGGGCACGGGTCTTGGCGGGGAATCGCTCTCGGCGACAGAGTGGCTGGCGCTGGGGATTATTATTATGGCGGTGGTGCTGGTGACGCTCGGCAAGTACCTGCTGCCGGCAAAACCGGTGGTTACCTCTTGTCAGGCTGAGAAACCGTAA
- a CDS encoding very short patch repair endonuclease, with amino-acid sequence MADVHNKATRSKNMRAIGTRDTAIEKRLAGLLTEVGFEFRVQDAALAGRPDFVIDSHTCVIFTHGCFWHRHDCYLFKVPATRTDFWLEKIGKNVARDARDIAVLQEQGWRVLVVWECALRGKMKLDDRALTERLEEWICSGGNAAQIDTQGIRPLTVSQPDKR; translated from the coding sequence ATGGCGGACGTTCATAATAAAGCCACCCGCAGTAAAAACATGCGCGCCATCGGCACGCGGGATACGGCTATCGAAAAACGGCTGGCCGGCCTGCTTACGGAGGTCGGTTTTGAGTTTCGTGTGCAGGATGCCGCCCTTGCCGGACGGCCTGATTTTGTCATCGACAGCCATACGTGTGTGATCTTTACCCACGGCTGTTTCTGGCATCGTCACGACTGCTATCTGTTTAAAGTCCCGGCGACCCGCACCGATTTCTGGCTGGAAAAAATTGGCAAGAATGTCGCGCGTGATGCACGAGATATCGCTGTGTTGCAGGAGCAGGGCTGGCGGGTGCTGGTGGTGTGGGAGTGCGCGCTGCGCGGCAAAATGAAGCTCGATGACAGGGCGCTCACGGAGCGGCTGGAAGAGTGGATCTGCAGCGGCGGTAACGCCGCGCAGATCGACACGCAGGGCATTCGCCCGCTTACGGTTTCTCAGCCTGACAAGAGGTAA